The genomic region CAACAGCATTTTAAACCGTTCTCTGGCCAGCAGCGCATGGGGAATACCTGCCGGCATTACTATGGTTTCACCTTTTTTTAGGTTAAATACCTCCCCACCGATGGTTATTTCTGCTTCACCGTCAAGTATATAGACAAGGGCGTCACCTCCTGACGAATGGGAACTGATTTCTTCGCCCTTGTCAAAGGAAAACAGTGTTAAGCTTACATTTTTGCCCTGGGCAAGGGTTCTGCTTACTACCTGTCCTTCCTGGTATGAAACCAGATTCTCCATATTTAAAACTTTTGAAAATTCAATGTTTTTAATAAGTTTGTCCATGACACAGCCCTCCCACATATTATTGTTGCTTATACGGATATAATATCATCTCCGCTTTCCTTTTGCCGTATCCGAGGCAACATTTTCTAAACGAAATTTAGCAAATCATTTCATTGCTGGCTTGAGGTGGCTGTTTTTTATTTTGTTTTATGGTAGAATATCTTAGAATGAATTTTTAATTTTTGCCATTTTAATAAAGATAAAACGCTATTTTACGGAAAAGTACGGCAAAAACATTAATGGGAGATGGTGGACGTGAACAGGAAAGTGTTGTTCAATGACGGGTGGGAATTTGCAAAAACCGCATTGGGTTTTGAACTTGGTAACATCGGGTCGTTGAAGTTTGAACCTGTCGATATCCCCCATGACTGGCTTATCTTTAATACTCTGGATCTCTATGAGAACAGCATAGGATGGTACCGCAAAAAATTTACGGTTGAAAAAAAGCCCGATCAGATGCTTCTTTATTTTGACGGCGTTTACATGGATTCAACTCTTTATGTGAACGGACAGTTTGCCGGTGAATGGAAATACGGTTATTCTTCGTTCGAGCATGATATAACTGATTTTGTGAAAGAAGGAAATAATGAAATAATTATGAAAGTCGTGCATCAAAGCCCTAACAGCAGGTGGTATTCAGGTGCGGGGATTTACCGCAACGTATGGCTTAAAACAAGAAGCAAAAATCATATTGTTACCGACGGGATTTACATAACAACCCGGTGCAAAGGCGAAATATGGGAAGTGGAAGTTGATACAGAATATGAAATAACCGACGACGTTCAAATCTCCCATAAGATAATCCGCGGCGACAAAATAATAGCATCGTCAAAGGATTTTGTGAAGGCCGGAGGAAACAGCGGCGTAAACACTCAGAAGCTGTATGTGGAAAAACCTCTTCTGTGGAGCTGTGATGAACCCAATTTGTATAAACTCGTTACACAGATGGAACTGGTAAAGACCGATGAAAACGGAAGGAAAACCGTTGAATGCATTGAATGTGTAACTCAGAATATCGGGTTCAGGACAATAATTTTGGATCCAGATCAGGGTCTTATTCTGAACGGAAAAAAAATTAAACTTAACGGCGTATGCGAGCATCACGATCTTGGTGCCCTCGGTGCGGCTTTTAATAAAGCCGCCTTGATAAGAAGGTTTAAACTGCTGAAGGAGATGGGGGTAAACGCAATAAGGACCGCTCATAACATGCCTGCGCCCGAGCTTATGGATTTGGCCGATGAAATGGGCTTCCTTGTTTTGTCCGAGGCTTTTGACATGTGGGAAAGACCAAAAACAACTTACGATTATGCACGTTTTTTCGGCGAATGGGCGTATAGGGACGTTAAAAGCTGGGTTAAAAGGGACAGAAATCACCCCAGCCTGCTTATGTGGAGCATAGGCAACGAGATTTACGACACCCATGCCGACGAAAGAGGACAGGAAATAACCCGGATGCTTATGAATTACGTACGGGAGTTTGATCCGAAAGGCAATGCACAAATTACGATAGCTTCAAATTACATGGCCTGGGAGAACGCCCAGAAATGCGCGGACATACTGAAAATTGCCGGTTATAATTATGCTGAACATTTATACTATAAGCATCATAAAGAGCATCCCGACTGGGTAATATTCGGCAGTGAAACATCATCGGTGGTGCAAAGCAGGGGAGTTTATCATTTCCCGTTCGAGCAGGCCATTCTTTCAGATGAAGACGAGCAGTGTTCGGCTCTTGGAAACAGTACGGTAAGCTGGGGGGCAAAATCAGTCGAAGCATGTATCATAGCCGAGCGGGATACGCCTTTTTCCCTCGGACAGTTCATCTGGACAGGGTTTGACTATATAGGCGAACCCACGCCTTACCATACAAAGAATTCATATTTCGGTCAGCTGGATACAGCAACGTTTAAGAAGGATTCTTTTTATATTTTTCAGGCTGCCTGGACCGATTACAAAACAAATCCGATGGTGCATATTTTCCCGTACTGGGATTTCAATGAAGGGCAGATTATTGATGTAAGGGTATGTTCAAATGCTCCCCGTATAGAACTCCAGCTGAACGGAGTTACCATCGGAACCCATGATATTGACTTCAAACACGGAAAACAGCTTGTGGGCTGGTGGAAAATACCGTACCGGGAAGGAGAACTTAAAGCAATAGCTTATGACGAAAACGGAAATGTTATTGCCACCGATGTAAAAAGATCCTTCAAGGACGCCAGAAGGATTTGTCTCAAACCTGACAGGGAAGTGCTTGTTGCCGACGGCAGGGATTTGATATTCGTGGAAATCACCGTTGTTGATGAAAACGGGATCGAGGTGGAGAATGCCAGCAATCGCGTTTTTGTTAACGTAACAGGAGCGGGAAGGCTGGTGGGGCTTGATAACGGTGACAGTACTGATTTTGACCAGTATAAGGGATTAAGCAGGAGACTCTTTAACGGCAAATTAATGGCGATAGTTGCAGCAACCCTGGAACCGGGAAGTATTACCGTCGAGGTAACGTCGAAGGGATTGGAGGGATGCAGACTGGAGCTCCAGTCAATTCCGCCTGAAGGAGGCGTAATCGAAGGGGTTTCCGCCAATATGCGGAACAGTGAATTGCCGTGCGTTACAGGCAACTTCGACGAAATACCCGTTCGGAAAATAGAGCTTGTTGCGCCTGCGGACAGGATGCTCAATCCTTCAAACCGGGAAATAATCATTGAAGCGAAACTATACCCCGAAAACGCTTCATACCGTGAGGTTGAGTGGAGTGCGGTTAATGATGCGGGAATAAAATCAAATATTGTCAAGGTTGAACCTATGGGGCTGAAAGCCAAAATAACCGCTCTTGGCGACGGTGAATTCAGGATTCGCTGCACCAGCAGGAACGGAACGGACAAAACCAGGCTTATTTCCCAGCTGGAATTTAAAGCCGAAGGACTTGGTGTTGTTTACAAAAACCCGTATGAATTCGTGTATGCAGGCCTTTATGATTACAGCAAAGGCGAGATTTCCAGTGGCAACGAAAAGGGTATAGCAACGGGAAGGGAAGGAGAATCCCAGGTAGGTTTTGAAAATCTTGATTTTGGACCGGATGGTTCAGATACCGTTACAATACCTATTTTTGCACTGACAAGCGAACCACACTATTTCCAGATATGGGAAGGGGTGCCTTACAAAGAGGGAAGCACGCTGCTTGCTGATGCGGTTTATCAGAAAGAAAGCATATATAATGTGTATCAGGAAGAAATATATAAGCTTTCGAAAACTCTACGCGGCATTACCTCAGTATATTTTGTCTTCAACCGAAAGGTACATATGAAAGGATTTGTATTTGAAAGAAAGAACAGGGCTTATGAAAGGAATATGGCCGCGTGGTGTGACAAAATTTACGGTGATAATTATGAAATCAGGGGTGATTTTGTTGAAAGAATAGGAAACAACGTGTCACTAGAATTCGACAATATGGATTTCGGTGAGGAGGGTGTATCAAAAGTCATAATTTCAGGAAGGGCACCCATTGATAATACAATACATATAAGGTTTGAAAACGAACAGGGGCAAGACAGCCGGCTGGTTGAATTCAAAAAATCAGATGAATATACCGTAAAGGTATTCGAGCTGGAAAAAGTTTCGGGCAGACAAAAGGTGACTTTCCTGTTTTTACCCGGCTCCAATTTTGATTTCGGATGGTTTAAGTTTGAGAAATGAAGAAGAATTGTATATGATAAAATAAAATAACAGCCCGTAGCACCGGAAAATTACGGTGTACGGATTTTCAGGAGGAATTTATGAAGAGAACACCGCTATATGACAGACATTGTGAACTGGGCGCAAAAATAGTGGATTTTCACGGTTGGGCTTTACCGTTACAGTATTCCGGGATTATTGAAGAGCACAGAAAGGTGAGAAATGCCGCAGGTCTCTTTGATGTTTCCCATATGGGCGAGATAGCCGTTGAAGGTCCTGATGCCACCGAGTTTGTCCAGAGAATTATAACCAACGATATAAGCAGGACAAAGGATTTCCGCATTGTTTATTCGCCAATGTGCAATCCTGACGGAGGGGTTGTGGATGATATCCTTGTGTACAAATTTTCGTCCGATTTTTATCTTCTTGTTGTAAATGCGTCGAATACCGATAAGGATTATCAGTGGATCATGGAAAACTTTCGGGGAAGGGTTGAGGTGAAAAATCTGTCGGAAGAATATGCCCAAATTGCCGTTCAGGGACCCGAAGCCGGGAAAATACTTCAGAAGCTTGTGAATATCAGGCTGGAAGAGCTGAAATTTTATAACTTCGTGCCTGAGGCCGAAATATGCGGTCGTAAGGCAATCATTTCAAGAACCGGGTATACGGGCGAAGACGGATTTGAGATATATGTAAAGAGTGAATTCGCACCGGTAATATGGGACAGTCTGCTGGACGCCGGAAAAGACTGCGGGCTTGTACCCGCGGGGCTCGGGGCAAGAGACACGCTTAGGTTTGAAGCAGCTCTCCCGTTATACGGACAGGAACTGTCAGAGGAGATTACTCCGCTTGAAGCTGGGCTTGGCCGTTTTGTCAAACTGGATAAGGATGATTTCATAGGAAAGGCCGCGCTTTTGAAACAAAAATCCACGGGAGTGAAGCGGAGAATAGCGGGTTTGGAAATGGTGGACAGAGGAATTCCGAGAACGGGCTATGATGTTACGGCCGACGGTGTTAAAATAGGATATGTCACTTCAGGGAATTTTTCGCCCACACTCGGGAAGAATCTTGGTATGGCGCTGGTTGATTCAGCTTATTCCGAAGTCGGCCAGGAAGTGAGCGTAGTTATAAGAAACAAAGAATTAAAGGCAAGGATTGTGGTGCTGCCCTTTTATTCTAAAAGATATGTAAAAGGATAAGCTTCGATATAATATTTATTATTAAATACTGAAAAGTACTGGAGGTTATCACAAATGAAAGTAATGCAGGGATTAAAATATTCAAAGGATCATGAATGGGTTAAAATTGAAGGAAACAAAGCTTATATCGGGATTACCGATTATGCTCAGCATTCACTGGGAGACATAGTTTTTGTGGAAATTCCCGAGGTGGGAAAACAGCTTAACAGCGGAGACGTATTAAGCGTTGTGGAGTCGGTAAAGGCTGCATCGGACGTGTATACTCCCGTGTCGGGGAAAATAGTGGAAGTAAACCAATCCCTTGGCGACAGCCCGGAAAAAATAAACGAAGACCCTTATGGTTGCTGGATTGCGGCTATTGAAATAAGCAATCCGTCCGAAATAGATACTCTTATGGAACCGGACGATTATGAACGGTTCTGCAAAGAGGAGGAATAGTATGTCATATATTCCGACTACGGATGAACAACAGCAGAAAATGCTTGAGGAAATAGGAGTAAAAAGCATTGATGAGTTGTTCTCCGATATACCTGAAAGCGTTAAATTAAAAAACAGGCTTAACATTCCCGAAGCCATGTCTGAGCTTGAGCTGGAAGCCCATATGCGGAAGCTGGCCGGGATGAATATAAACGTCGATGAATATACGTGTTTTCTTGGCGCGGGAGCTTATGATCACTACATTCCGAGTGTTGTTACAAACCTTTTGTCGAGACAGGAATTTTATACCGCTTATACTCCGTATCAGCCCGAGATAAGCCAGGGAACGCTGCAGGCGATATTTGAATACCAGACAATGATATGCAGTCTTACAGGGATGGACGTTTCAAACGCATCCCTGTATGACGGCGCAACTGCTCTCGCAGAAGCTGCTTCAATGGCCTGCGATATAACCAGGAGAAACGAGATAATAATAACAAGGAGCGTACATCCTG from Thermoclostridium stercorarium subsp. stercorarium DSM 8532 harbors:
- a CDS encoding cupin domain-containing protein; the encoded protein is MDKLIKNIEFSKVLNMENLVSYQEGQVVSRTLAQGKNVSLTLFSFDKGEEISSHSSGGDALVYILDGEAEITIGGEVFNLKKGETIVMPAGIPHALLARERFKMLLVVVFNP
- a CDS encoding glycoside hydrolase family 2 TIM barrel-domain containing protein, translating into MVDVNRKVLFNDGWEFAKTALGFELGNIGSLKFEPVDIPHDWLIFNTLDLYENSIGWYRKKFTVEKKPDQMLLYFDGVYMDSTLYVNGQFAGEWKYGYSSFEHDITDFVKEGNNEIIMKVVHQSPNSRWYSGAGIYRNVWLKTRSKNHIVTDGIYITTRCKGEIWEVEVDTEYEITDDVQISHKIIRGDKIIASSKDFVKAGGNSGVNTQKLYVEKPLLWSCDEPNLYKLVTQMELVKTDENGRKTVECIECVTQNIGFRTIILDPDQGLILNGKKIKLNGVCEHHDLGALGAAFNKAALIRRFKLLKEMGVNAIRTAHNMPAPELMDLADEMGFLVLSEAFDMWERPKTTYDYARFFGEWAYRDVKSWVKRDRNHPSLLMWSIGNEIYDTHADERGQEITRMLMNYVREFDPKGNAQITIASNYMAWENAQKCADILKIAGYNYAEHLYYKHHKEHPDWVIFGSETSSVVQSRGVYHFPFEQAILSDEDEQCSALGNSTVSWGAKSVEACIIAERDTPFSLGQFIWTGFDYIGEPTPYHTKNSYFGQLDTATFKKDSFYIFQAAWTDYKTNPMVHIFPYWDFNEGQIIDVRVCSNAPRIELQLNGVTIGTHDIDFKHGKQLVGWWKIPYREGELKAIAYDENGNVIATDVKRSFKDARRICLKPDREVLVADGRDLIFVEITVVDENGIEVENASNRVFVNVTGAGRLVGLDNGDSTDFDQYKGLSRRLFNGKLMAIVAATLEPGSITVEVTSKGLEGCRLELQSIPPEGGVIEGVSANMRNSELPCVTGNFDEIPVRKIELVAPADRMLNPSNREIIIEAKLYPENASYREVEWSAVNDAGIKSNIVKVEPMGLKAKITALGDGEFRIRCTSRNGTDKTRLISQLEFKAEGLGVVYKNPYEFVYAGLYDYSKGEISSGNEKGIATGREGESQVGFENLDFGPDGSDTVTIPIFALTSEPHYFQIWEGVPYKEGSTLLADAVYQKESIYNVYQEEIYKLSKTLRGITSVYFVFNRKVHMKGFVFERKNRAYERNMAAWCDKIYGDNYEIRGDFVERIGNNVSLEFDNMDFGEEGVSKVIISGRAPIDNTIHIRFENEQGQDSRLVEFKKSDEYTVKVFELEKVSGRQKVTFLFLPGSNFDFGWFKFEK
- the gcvT gene encoding glycine cleavage system aminomethyltransferase GcvT, which translates into the protein MKRTPLYDRHCELGAKIVDFHGWALPLQYSGIIEEHRKVRNAAGLFDVSHMGEIAVEGPDATEFVQRIITNDISRTKDFRIVYSPMCNPDGGVVDDILVYKFSSDFYLLVVNASNTDKDYQWIMENFRGRVEVKNLSEEYAQIAVQGPEAGKILQKLVNIRLEELKFYNFVPEAEICGRKAIISRTGYTGEDGFEIYVKSEFAPVIWDSLLDAGKDCGLVPAGLGARDTLRFEAALPLYGQELSEEITPLEAGLGRFVKLDKDDFIGKAALLKQKSTGVKRRIAGLEMVDRGIPRTGYDVTADGVKIGYVTSGNFSPTLGKNLGMALVDSAYSEVGQEVSVVIRNKELKARIVVLPFYSKRYVKG
- the gcvH gene encoding glycine cleavage system protein GcvH, with translation MKVMQGLKYSKDHEWVKIEGNKAYIGITDYAQHSLGDIVFVEIPEVGKQLNSGDVLSVVESVKAASDVYTPVSGKIVEVNQSLGDSPEKINEDPYGCWIAAIEISNPSEIDTLMEPDDYERFCKEEE